TAGTAAATCTTCAAGGCTATCATCCTTTAGATGTATATAGTGGGCGAAACGTTAATATTTCTCCAATTAACCTATAGAATCAGTTATCCCAGTATCCATTAAAAACCTAAAAGGTAGCACGGTGAATGGAAAACTGGGCATAACCTCGCGCTTGAATGCTTCATGCGGGAGCACCATTACTTGACAATACCCTGGAAGCAAGCAGTATCCATATTTTTTCAATTCCTGAGAAAAGGGCTCTAAATTTTGATGCCTCCCTATTTTCAGCCAGGATTCTTGAAAGTTCTGAGAAGAAAGTGTTTAACTCAAGGTAAACCGTGTACAGTTTTTCCACAGGTTCTGACGCGGTTAAAGTTGCGATCAATAGTTCTTTGATAAAATTGAAAAGAGATTGAAGCAGTGTGTCATTCTCTAGGATGCTTCCTTGAGGAATACTATACGTGATGGAGAGCGGTAAAACTGCTAATTGATCCACACAGGATGCTGGAAAACCGTTAATACTTAGGAGGTTTATCAGCATAAAGGTAGCCGTTTCTGATTTTGAAAAAGGACCATAAACAAGATCTTTTAAGAAAGAGGAAACAGATTCAGGCTTACTCTCACACAGTGATTTTATAGCATGATAGGAAAGGTAAGAGGCCTCTTCGTACCTCCCTCTAAGTATTATCTCTTTCACATTCTCAAATATTTCTTCATTATTTAAAATGACACCATCTGTATCAAACGATTTTGAATCGTGTTTTTCAATAGTTCGGACACTACTGCCTTCGCCTCTACCGGTTTCCAGCGTGAACAACCCCCACCCGGGTTTTTCAAGTCAAAAATTATGGAAATTGGAATTTAAATCGAAATAGTTTAATTTGACAAGAACCTCCTAGTGTTTACGAAAGGTGGTTGGTTTTTTCAAAATAATTCTACCATCAATAACGTAAGCTTTATCAGGGTATGCGAAGACTGGGTTTAAATCCATGGATTCTATCTCAGGATGTTCCTCCAGTATTTTTCCCACGGCAACTATTATCTCCGCTATTGAATATTTGTTAACCGGTGGTTGCGCCCTATAGCCGTTTAGAATTGCTGAGGTTTTTACTTCATCAATCATTTCTAAAGCCTCCTTGACACTGAGTGGGGCAACCCTGAAGGACACGTCTCTGAAAACTTCGACGAATATCCCTCCCGCTCCGAACATAACAACACTTCCAAACACGGGGTCGTGAAGGCCTCCGATAATGATTTCGACGCCTTTAGGCATCATAGGCTGTAGGAGAAACCCGTTGATCCTGGCTTGAGGATTCCTGGCCCTAACTTTTTCCATAATCTCTTCTGCCGCTTTCAGCGCCTCGTGTTTCGACCAAATATCGAGCCTTACACCCCCCACATCGGTCTTGTGAATTATGTCGGGCGAGATAACCTTTATAACAAGAGGAAACCCTAGCTTCTCGGCCATCGATGAAACTTCATCAATACTTCTCGCAACCGCGTATGGAGCTACCGGGATATTATATGCTGTGAGAAGGTCGAACACCTCGTCCTCTAAAAGTTTCACACGTTCTTCGATATACACTTTGGTGATCAAGCCTGAAGCAGTACTCATATCCCTGACTGAAGTATGATTTTGAAGGTTTTTAAATATTATTAAAAACTACTTCTTTCTGCGTAGTACATAGATTAGAACAAGTAGAACTATTAACGCAGCACCTATACCTCCTAGAACCAGGATTTCGCCCTGAAGACCGCTGGGCTGTGCCGGGGTTGTTGTTTCAGGTGTTAGATAAAGCGTTATAGGGTAATATCCGGGTTGGGTTATTGTTATTAACGTGTTGCCATTGGAATACTTCGTGTTGATGGGTGGCTCAACATTGTACACCCCAACAAGGTTCACTGTTAAGTTGAGGGATATGTTATTGTATCTTGTTAAGTCAATATACGTCACATAGCTTCCCACACCAGCCTCTTCGAGGACGTTCTCGACAGTAAAGTATATGGTTATCTCTGAAGTATTAAATGCCAGGAATGATATTGTATTGTTTTCCAATTGATAATCGCTAACTAGTACGCCGTTACCGCTTGTAATGTTTAAAACAGAGACTTGTCCTTCAAAAGGAATGTATACACTAACTAGCGTGTAGTTAGTTAAGGTCTCAGCGTATTTTATCTTAATATACCCTGTGAAGGAGTTTTCAATGGGGCTTCCTACAACGTATATTTCAAGATTGGTTAACGTGTTGGAAATGCTGGTTTGAGCTATCATCAGCGACAGAATTATGAGGGCGAAGAATAGCATACTTTTTCTCTCCAAGCTTACCACCATGAACCTATTGTCATGGCTTTGCCTTAATAAAAACTTTTCGATACCGCAAGGTTAAGTATTCAGCATGCCGTATATATGTTGAACCGATGCTTACATATTTTGTACACGGGCCTGATCCTCTCGCCTCTAGAAAGCACTTTGAATTTCAAAGTAAAGGATCCGCCTTCAGCCTGTTCTATGTAACCAATAGATTCCTTCGCTATCTCAATATTGCATTTTCCAGGGTTATTCTTGCAAAACTCTTCACATTTAGAAGCGGTTTCCTCCGACTCGTAGATCAACCCACATATGGAGCACGCATAGTATTTGAAACCGTCTACTTCTATGATGTAAACCATATACCATCCCGCTTATTTTATTTATTATTTCCCCGTAAATACTTTAACAATTAGAGTAAATTTTATTACCGAGGAGCTTGCTCTTAATAAGCAAATTCTATCGGTGAGCTCTTTGAATTCAACATGGGACTTACCCTCTGTCAAAGAAATCATGGAGAAGGCTGTTAAATCGGAGCTCTTGGCTCATCCTCACGTAAAAAAATTATGGGAGCTTTCAGGAGATAAATCTCTTTTCACCAAATCTCCAGAGGAATTGTCTTCCCTCAGGAGGGATCTGTTGAGAAGTTCTTTAAAGTTTTTCGCCGAGATGAGCGATTTCTACGAGGAATTATTCAACAGGATAGGTATTGATCCGGGTTCAGCCGAATTAGAAGATCTTGTTAAATTGGCTGTTCCCTCAGATCTTTTAAGGGGAGAGGGTTATAAACGATTCCTGATCCAGCAGGTTAAAAGCGAACCAAGCACTGTTTTCTCATCTAGCGGAACAACTAGTAATACACCGGTAAGGGTTTACAGGACCTACTTGGAGTTAGCAATGATGACTAGAGCAAACACCTTATTGTTCGAGTACGTGTATGGGGGTGAGCTTGAAAGAGGGAGGGGAATAGCCTTATTCCTCGCCGCTAAGGAGCTTAGAAGCCGGCTTAATTTCGTGGCATTCGTTGACCTTGCTCTCCAAGGCAAAGAGATTCCTCTCTTATACGGCATGGTGTTATCCAAGGAAGAGGCCGGAGGTTCTCAATGGAAGAAGCTCGTCCCCAATAAGAAGGCGATTATGGAGTTTTTCAAAAGCAAGGAGGAGCCAAAGCTTCTATTTACAGCCCCTGCCGGGATATACCTGCTCTCTAAGCAATTCGAAAATATGAACCCGTTTTTGAAAATCCTCAGCAAAACAGTGTATAGGATCCCACCCGTGGACTTAGGGGAGGGTGGAGTGATTGTAACAGGTGGGGGTAGTAAAGGCTTTCAAATCCCCGATTACGATACTATTGTCAAATATTCAAGAAAGTTCTTCAAGGCGAGAAGGAATGGTTTAGAGGTGCCTACACCGTTCATGGACGTATTGGGTATGACTGAGACTTTGACCGCCTTAATTGATAACTACGATGTTATGGGAAAAATTCCACACCCGCTTCAAGAAGTTTTCCTCATAGATCCTAAGACCTTTAAGCTCGTCCAGGAACCAGACAGAGACGGTATTCTGGGGATTTTCGATCCGCTGGCTGTTTCATGGCTCGAGGTCTTCCTGCCAGGGGATATGGTGAGGTTTAAGTATTCAAACAGGTATTATGGAAAGGAGTTTCAATATGTGAGGAGATTATCAAAAGATGAGGGATGGGAACTCCAGCGTGCATGCGGAGGTACCCTTGAGGAGATGATGAGTAGTGGATGACGATAATGTTGTAAAACCCATTTACTATGGTAAAATAGAGGTTCAAAATAATGGCACGGGAGTATGGGAGCCTACCGTTGAGTGGTTGAATGAGTTTTTAAACCGGAGTATGGAACTATCACAGAGTCTTTTACAACTAGGCTTTAGTAGAAGGGTTAGAGTGTTGAGCGAGATGGGGAAGATTTGGAGGGAGAAGCTTTCGTTAGTCGAGGAGAAACTAGCTCCTAATATTTCTAAGAATACAGGCTACAGCGTGGAGAATGTGAAAATGGACTTAAGACTGGTTGAAGAAGTGTTTAATGAGACCAATATTGTTGAGCTCTTCGATAAAGGCTTAATCGGGGGATGGCGTAGTCTTGACAAGCCCGTTGAAATCATTGATGGGGAGTTCGTGTGGAATAGACCGCTAGGCGTATCCCTTATAATATCCTCCGGAAACACCGTCATACCAGCTATTCTCCCAGCAGTGGTTTCTTTAGCATCGGGGAACGTAACTATACTAAGGCCGTCTTTCAGCAACTACCAAGCAGTAGTCGAAATTTTTAAAACACTTTTCGATCTAGCAGACAGCTCCGTAGAAGGTGCTAGAGAAATGGCTTCGGCTCTTCTGGTCGCATACTTTAAACATGAGAGCAAGGTATTTGAACACCTATTAGCATCAGCACCTCTCGGCATCGTCAATTACTGGGGCGGGGAGCCAGGTAGAAGCGTGATCGCTAGTAGGGTTTTGAAGAATCCGTTTCATCCTAAGTTAATCGTCAATGGACCTCTAACGGGGTTAGCGATAATAGATGAAGAGTCAGCGTCGGAAAAAGTAGCCTACGGATTAGCGAGGGATGTGGTACTGTATGATCAACAGTTATGTAGCTCTCCCACTTACGCCATATTCATAGGTTCGAAAGATAGCGCGTTGAAGTTTGCACAGAGACTAGGGGAAGCCCTGAATAATGTGGGGAGAAGGTTCCCCCGTGATTTGAAGGAAGGAGAACTGTACAATTTAATACTGCTTAGGAAAAACCTTGAGATCCAAGGTGTGAGAGTTTTCTACTCGGAAAACCCCGGAAATGCTTGGACGATTGCGGTGAAAACACTAGAGTCAGTCACTAATTTTGCATATAGTTTAAAATATCCACATACAATCCCTAGGAGACGGTTCATTGAAATAATAGTGTTGAAAGACGCCAAAGAACTCAAGGAGACGATCTTACACCTAATTGAAGACTTGAGGAGAAACGGGGTTGATAAGTTCCAGACAGCATCGATAAAGGTTTCTGAAAGAAACCTTAACCACTTATTGAAGGTTCTCTATATTCTTGGGATTTACAGGGTTGTCCCAATAGGGGAATCCTTTTTTAGAACGCCGTTAGAACCGTACGATGGTGAATTCTTACCTAAATACTTCACTTACACGATGTATCTTAGATTTATCGAGAAGTCGGATGCGCTAAAACACCCTGAATGAGTGATGGATGTGAGGATCACTGTAACAGGCGCCACTGGGTTTCTCGGGTCCTATGTTGTGGATAACCTGATTAATAAAGGCTTCACTCTCAGGGGAACCTATTACAGTCCCGGGAAGAAGCAGACCTTACTCTCTAAGAATGTTCAACCAGTATACATGGATTTAGGGAGACCTGAGACCTTTCCGAACGTTGTGAAAGATACTGATATTTTAATCCACCTAGCAGCTTACTATACTTTCACCGGGAAGAAAACCCTGTATTATAAGCTTAACGTGGATGCAACCAAAATACTTGCAGAGCAGGCATTGAAGCATGGGGTGAAAAGATTTATTTACTGCAGCTCAACGGAAGCCATAGGCCCAGTGGATAACCCCCCTGGTGATGAGGAAACCCCGCCTAACCCGCAGTTTGACTATGGTCGTTCAAAACTCCTTGCGGAGCAGAAAATAAAGGAAATAGCGGCCAATGGTCTCTCCTATACGATTATAAGGCCTAGTGGACTGTACGGGCCAGGGAATGTTAACGATGTATCATACTGGTTTATAACATCTTTCGCAAAGGGAGGTTTCTTTTCTAAATTTAAAATAGGAAGCGGCGAGACCCTCATACAATTCGCACACGTTGATGATGTTGCCAAGGGTTTCGCCCTCGTGGTTGAGAGGCTTGAAAAATCTGAAAACCAAGTCTTCATTCTCTCAGAAGATAGGGCATACACATATAACGAGGTGTATAAGATACTGTCCGAGATCACAGGTAACCCGCCGCCAAAATATAGCTTAAGCCCTAAGATGGCAAAGCTCATCTTGTCGTTCACCCATTTATACGCGCTCGTAAAAGGGGATAATAATATACTACTTAGAAGAAACATTGTTGATTCGATAGCCAAGCACAGGGCGTATAG
This is a stretch of genomic DNA from Thermosphaera aggregans DSM 11486. It encodes these proteins:
- a CDS encoding acetate--CoA ligase family protein — protein: MSTASGLITKVYIEERVKLLEDEVFDLLTAYNIPVAPYAVARSIDEVSSMAEKLGFPLVIKVISPDIIHKTDVGGVRLDIWSKHEALKAAEEIMEKVRARNPQARINGFLLQPMMPKGVEIIIGGLHDPVFGSVVMFGAGGIFVEVFRDVSFRVAPLSVKEALEMIDEVKTSAILNGYRAQPPVNKYSIAEIIVAVGKILEEHPEIESMDLNPVFAYPDKAYVIDGRIILKKPTTFRKH
- a CDS encoding DUF7128 family protein, whose translation is MVYIIEVDGFKYYACSICGLIYESEETASKCEEFCKNNPGKCNIEIAKESIGYIEQAEGGSFTLKFKVLSRGERIRPVYKICKHRFNIYTAC
- a CDS encoding acyl-CoA reductase, with protein sequence MDDDNVVKPIYYGKIEVQNNGTGVWEPTVEWLNEFLNRSMELSQSLLQLGFSRRVRVLSEMGKIWREKLSLVEEKLAPNISKNTGYSVENVKMDLRLVEEVFNETNIVELFDKGLIGGWRSLDKPVEIIDGEFVWNRPLGVSLIISSGNTVIPAILPAVVSLASGNVTILRPSFSNYQAVVEIFKTLFDLADSSVEGAREMASALLVAYFKHESKVFEHLLASAPLGIVNYWGGEPGRSVIASRVLKNPFHPKLIVNGPLTGLAIIDEESASEKVAYGLARDVVLYDQQLCSSPTYAIFIGSKDSALKFAQRLGEALNNVGRRFPRDLKEGELYNLILLRKNLEIQGVRVFYSENPGNAWTIAVKTLESVTNFAYSLKYPHTIPRRRFIEIIVLKDAKELKETILHLIEDLRRNGVDKFQTASIKVSERNLNHLLKVLYILGIYRVVPIGESFFRTPLEPYDGEFLPKYFTYTMYLRFIEKSDALKHPE
- a CDS encoding NAD-dependent epimerase/dehydratase family protein, whose product is MRITVTGATGFLGSYVVDNLINKGFTLRGTYYSPGKKQTLLSKNVQPVYMDLGRPETFPNVVKDTDILIHLAAYYTFTGKKTLYYKLNVDATKILAEQALKHGVKRFIYCSSTEAIGPVDNPPGDEETPPNPQFDYGRSKLLAEQKIKEIAANGLSYTIIRPSGLYGPGNVNDVSYWFITSFAKGGFFSKFKIGSGETLIQFAHVDDVAKGFALVVERLEKSENQVFILSEDRAYTYNEVYKILSEITGNPPPKYSLSPKMAKLILSFTHLYALVKGDNNILLRRNIVDSIAKHRAYSVEKAKRLLGYSPRYNLKEGLKETIEWYRLKGYIKK